From the Accumulibacter sp. genome, one window contains:
- a CDS encoding energy transducer TonB → MHRFERWSANHRLALAVGFSLLLHGLLLSLHFRFPEASRAARERALDVVLVNRRSARAPEEATVQAQANLDNGGNTEHERRAKTPMPAAPRQQHGDELEHSQKRVQALEAHQQRLATQARSHDSVPATAAREAQPDPVANLSGRDLAQSALAMARLEGEIAKELDEYSKRPRKQFIGSSAMEYRFAQYFEEWRQKVERVGTLNYPAEARGKLYGSLVLTVTVRSDGSVDSVEINRSSGHRILDDAARRIVVMASPFAAFPPAIRHDTDTLVITRTWNFTQRDSLETRAAKR, encoded by the coding sequence GTGCATCGGTTCGAGCGATGGTCGGCCAACCACCGGTTGGCGCTGGCGGTCGGTTTTTCACTGCTGCTGCATGGCCTGCTGTTGTCGCTGCACTTCCGTTTCCCGGAAGCGTCGCGTGCCGCCCGCGAGCGGGCGCTCGACGTCGTCCTGGTCAATCGTCGTTCGGCGCGCGCACCGGAGGAAGCGACGGTGCAGGCACAGGCCAACCTCGACAATGGCGGCAATACCGAGCACGAGCGCCGGGCGAAGACGCCGATGCCGGCCGCGCCCCGGCAGCAGCACGGTGACGAGCTCGAACACTCGCAGAAGCGGGTGCAGGCGCTCGAGGCGCATCAGCAACGGCTGGCGACGCAGGCACGGAGCCACGATTCGGTGCCGGCGACCGCCGCCCGCGAGGCGCAGCCGGATCCCGTGGCGAACCTCAGTGGCCGTGACCTGGCGCAGAGTGCGCTGGCGATGGCGCGTCTCGAAGGCGAGATCGCCAAGGAACTCGATGAATACAGCAAGCGGCCGCGTAAGCAGTTCATCGGCAGCAGTGCGATGGAATACCGCTTTGCACAGTACTTCGAGGAGTGGCGACAGAAGGTCGAGCGCGTCGGCACGCTCAACTACCCGGCCGAGGCGCGTGGCAAGCTCTACGGCAGCCTCGTCCTGACGGTGACGGTGCGTAGCGACGGCAGCGTCGACTCGGTCGAGATCAACCGCTCTTCCGGCCACCGGATCCTCGACGATGCCGCGCGCCGCATCGTCGTCATGGCCTCGCCGTTTGCCGCCTTTCCGCCGGCCATTCGGCACGATACCGATACCCTGGTGATCACCCGGACGTGGAATTTCACCCAGCGCGACAGTTTGGAGACCAGGGCCGCGAAGCGATGA